The proteins below come from a single Vidua chalybeata isolate OUT-0048 chromosome 1, bVidCha1 merged haplotype, whole genome shotgun sequence genomic window:
- the DAZL gene encoding deleted in azoospermia-like isoform X3: MAAAHERLLACPRSCVPPTPLSPPARVKTRRRPVCCGLLGSHQHAACCLFFLFEKRDCSADPSSTIRAAHVEMQHSSAPESSAYSAAVSQGYVLPEGKIMPNTVFVGGIDIRMNEAEIRSVFEQYGTVKEVKVITDRTGVSKGYGFVSFLDNVDVQKIVESQINFHGKKLKLGPAIRKQQNLNSCVYPRQIVLGPPPPQFQSVWGNQSMETYVQPPAAMNPVTPYVQLYLQPYPYSSSPAVLLKQQVPIGYQPAYNYQAQPQWLAGEPRNYVIPPAPVYTSVNYHGSEDPGFIQMECAVPEPTQLPSSPQKEGKTYHFRKGKTVHKAI, encoded by the exons ATGGCGGCGGCACACGAGCGGCTCCTCGCCTGCCCGAGGTCCTGCGTTCCCCCCACCCCGCTCTCCCCCCCGGCCAGAGTCAAGACCCGGCGTCGCCCGGTGTGCTGCGGGCTCCTCGGCTCGCACCAACATGCTGCTTGCtgtttgttctttctgtttgaGAAACGTGACTGTAGCGCTGACCCTTCAAGCACTATACGA gCAGCGCATGTGGAGATGCAGCATTCAAGCGCCCCGGAGAGCAGTGCCTATTCAGCAGCAGTCAGTCAGGGCTATGTTTTACCAGAAGGAAAAATCATGCCAAACACAGTCTTTGTTGGTGGAATTGACATAAGG ATGAACGAAGCAGAAATTCGGAGTGTCTTTGAACAATATGGTACTGTGAAGGAGGTGAAGGTCATCACTGACAGAACTGGTGTTTCAAAGGG GTATGGATTTGTGTCTTTCCTGGACAATGTGGATGTTCAAAAGATAGTTGAG TCACAAATCAACTTCCATGGTAAAAAGCTGAAACTGGGGCCAGCAatcagaaaacaacaaaacttaA ATTCCTGCGTGTATCCCAGACAAATAGTTCTTGGTCCTCCTCCACCGCAGTTCCAGAGTGTATGGGGTAATCAGAGTATGGAGACATATGtgcagcctccagctgccaTGAACCCAGTAACACCGTATGTTCAG ctttatttgcAGCCCTATCCATACAGTTCATCACCAGCTGTACTGCTAAAGCAGCAAGTTCCCATAGGGTATCAACCGGCTTACAACTATCAG GCTCAACCACAGTGGCTTGCTGGAGAGCCAAGGAATTACGTAATACCTCCAGCTCCG GTGTATACTTCAGTGAACTATCATGGCTCTGAGGATCCAGGATTTATACAGATGGAATGTGCTGTTCCAGAGCCCACGCAGTTGCCTAGCAGCCCACAAAAA GAGGGTAAGACATACCacttcagaaaaggaaagacagTACACAAAGCCATTTGA
- the DAZL gene encoding deleted in azoospermia-like isoform X1: MAAAHERLLACPRSCVPPTPLSPPARVKTRRRPVCCGLLGSHQHAACCLFFLFEKRDCSADPSSTIRAAHVEMQHSSAPESSAYSAAVSQGYVLPEGKIMPNTVFVGGIDIRMNEAEIRSVFEQYGTVKEVKVITDRTGVSKGYGFVSFLDNVDVQKIVESQINFHGKKLKLGPAIRKQQNLNSCVYPRQIVLGPPPPQFQSVWGNQSMETYVQPPAAMNPVTPYVQLYLQPYPYSSSPAVLLKQQVPIGYQPAYNYQAQPQWLAGEPRNYVIPPAPVYTSVNYHGSEDPGFIQMECAVPEPTQLPSSPQKKSVDRGMQTVLSCLSNPENQLTNDFVSQDNNVKEGKTYHFRKGKTVHKAI; encoded by the exons ATGGCGGCGGCACACGAGCGGCTCCTCGCCTGCCCGAGGTCCTGCGTTCCCCCCACCCCGCTCTCCCCCCCGGCCAGAGTCAAGACCCGGCGTCGCCCGGTGTGCTGCGGGCTCCTCGGCTCGCACCAACATGCTGCTTGCtgtttgttctttctgtttgaGAAACGTGACTGTAGCGCTGACCCTTCAAGCACTATACGA gCAGCGCATGTGGAGATGCAGCATTCAAGCGCCCCGGAGAGCAGTGCCTATTCAGCAGCAGTCAGTCAGGGCTATGTTTTACCAGAAGGAAAAATCATGCCAAACACAGTCTTTGTTGGTGGAATTGACATAAGG ATGAACGAAGCAGAAATTCGGAGTGTCTTTGAACAATATGGTACTGTGAAGGAGGTGAAGGTCATCACTGACAGAACTGGTGTTTCAAAGGG GTATGGATTTGTGTCTTTCCTGGACAATGTGGATGTTCAAAAGATAGTTGAG TCACAAATCAACTTCCATGGTAAAAAGCTGAAACTGGGGCCAGCAatcagaaaacaacaaaacttaA ATTCCTGCGTGTATCCCAGACAAATAGTTCTTGGTCCTCCTCCACCGCAGTTCCAGAGTGTATGGGGTAATCAGAGTATGGAGACATATGtgcagcctccagctgccaTGAACCCAGTAACACCGTATGTTCAG ctttatttgcAGCCCTATCCATACAGTTCATCACCAGCTGTACTGCTAAAGCAGCAAGTTCCCATAGGGTATCAACCGGCTTACAACTATCAG GCTCAACCACAGTGGCTTGCTGGAGAGCCAAGGAATTACGTAATACCTCCAGCTCCG GTGTATACTTCAGTGAACTATCATGGCTCTGAGGATCCAGGATTTATACAGATGGAATGTGCTGTTCCAGAGCCCACGCAGTTGCCTAGCAGCCCACAAAAA AAGTCTGTGGACAGGGGCATGCAAACAGTATTATCCTGTCTGTCTAATCCTGAGAACCAGCTGACAAATGACTTTGTATCACAAGACAACAATGTAAAG GAGGGTAAGACATACCacttcagaaaaggaaagacagTACACAAAGCCATTTGA
- the DAZL gene encoding deleted in azoospermia-like isoform X2 gives MAAAHERLLACPRSCVPPTPLSPPARVKTRRRPVCCGLLGSHQHAACCLFFLFEKRDCSADPSSTIRAAHVEMQHSSAPESSAYSAAVSQGYVLPEGKIMPNTVFVGGIDIRMNEAEIRSVFEQYGTVKEVKVITDRTGVSKGYGFVSFLDNVDVQKIVESQINFHGKKLKLGPAIRKQQNLNSCVYPRQIVLGPPPPQFQSVWGNQSMETYVQPPAAMNPVTPYVQPYPYSSSPAVLLKQQVPIGYQPAYNYQAQPQWLAGEPRNYVIPPAPVYTSVNYHGSEDPGFIQMECAVPEPTQLPSSPQKKSVDRGMQTVLSCLSNPENQLTNDFVSQDNNVKEGKTYHFRKGKTVHKAI, from the exons ATGGCGGCGGCACACGAGCGGCTCCTCGCCTGCCCGAGGTCCTGCGTTCCCCCCACCCCGCTCTCCCCCCCGGCCAGAGTCAAGACCCGGCGTCGCCCGGTGTGCTGCGGGCTCCTCGGCTCGCACCAACATGCTGCTTGCtgtttgttctttctgtttgaGAAACGTGACTGTAGCGCTGACCCTTCAAGCACTATACGA gCAGCGCATGTGGAGATGCAGCATTCAAGCGCCCCGGAGAGCAGTGCCTATTCAGCAGCAGTCAGTCAGGGCTATGTTTTACCAGAAGGAAAAATCATGCCAAACACAGTCTTTGTTGGTGGAATTGACATAAGG ATGAACGAAGCAGAAATTCGGAGTGTCTTTGAACAATATGGTACTGTGAAGGAGGTGAAGGTCATCACTGACAGAACTGGTGTTTCAAAGGG GTATGGATTTGTGTCTTTCCTGGACAATGTGGATGTTCAAAAGATAGTTGAG TCACAAATCAACTTCCATGGTAAAAAGCTGAAACTGGGGCCAGCAatcagaaaacaacaaaacttaA ATTCCTGCGTGTATCCCAGACAAATAGTTCTTGGTCCTCCTCCACCGCAGTTCCAGAGTGTATGGGGTAATCAGAGTATGGAGACATATGtgcagcctccagctgccaTGAACCCAGTAACACCGTATGTTCAG CCCTATCCATACAGTTCATCACCAGCTGTACTGCTAAAGCAGCAAGTTCCCATAGGGTATCAACCGGCTTACAACTATCAG GCTCAACCACAGTGGCTTGCTGGAGAGCCAAGGAATTACGTAATACCTCCAGCTCCG GTGTATACTTCAGTGAACTATCATGGCTCTGAGGATCCAGGATTTATACAGATGGAATGTGCTGTTCCAGAGCCCACGCAGTTGCCTAGCAGCCCACAAAAA AAGTCTGTGGACAGGGGCATGCAAACAGTATTATCCTGTCTGTCTAATCCTGAGAACCAGCTGACAAATGACTTTGTATCACAAGACAACAATGTAAAG GAGGGTAAGACATACCacttcagaaaaggaaagacagTACACAAAGCCATTTGA
- the DAZL gene encoding deleted in azoospermia-like isoform X5, whose translation MQHSSAPESSAYSAAVSQGYVLPEGKIMPNTVFVGGIDIRMNEAEIRSVFEQYGTVKEVKVITDRTGVSKGYGFVSFLDNVDVQKIVESQINFHGKKLKLGPAIRKQQNLNSCVYPRQIVLGPPPPQFQSVWGNQSMETYVQPPAAMNPVTPYVQLYLQPYPYSSSPAVLLKQQVPIGYQPAYNYQAQPQWLAGEPRNYVIPPAPVYTSVNYHGSEDPGFIQMECAVPEPTQLPSSPQKKSVDRGMQTVLSCLSNPENQLTNDFVSQDNNVKEGKTYHFRKGKTVHKAI comes from the exons ATGCAGCATTCAAGCGCCCCGGAGAGCAGTGCCTATTCAGCAGCAGTCAGTCAGGGCTATGTTTTACCAGAAGGAAAAATCATGCCAAACACAGTCTTTGTTGGTGGAATTGACATAAGG ATGAACGAAGCAGAAATTCGGAGTGTCTTTGAACAATATGGTACTGTGAAGGAGGTGAAGGTCATCACTGACAGAACTGGTGTTTCAAAGGG GTATGGATTTGTGTCTTTCCTGGACAATGTGGATGTTCAAAAGATAGTTGAG TCACAAATCAACTTCCATGGTAAAAAGCTGAAACTGGGGCCAGCAatcagaaaacaacaaaacttaA ATTCCTGCGTGTATCCCAGACAAATAGTTCTTGGTCCTCCTCCACCGCAGTTCCAGAGTGTATGGGGTAATCAGAGTATGGAGACATATGtgcagcctccagctgccaTGAACCCAGTAACACCGTATGTTCAG ctttatttgcAGCCCTATCCATACAGTTCATCACCAGCTGTACTGCTAAAGCAGCAAGTTCCCATAGGGTATCAACCGGCTTACAACTATCAG GCTCAACCACAGTGGCTTGCTGGAGAGCCAAGGAATTACGTAATACCTCCAGCTCCG GTGTATACTTCAGTGAACTATCATGGCTCTGAGGATCCAGGATTTATACAGATGGAATGTGCTGTTCCAGAGCCCACGCAGTTGCCTAGCAGCCCACAAAAA AAGTCTGTGGACAGGGGCATGCAAACAGTATTATCCTGTCTGTCTAATCCTGAGAACCAGCTGACAAATGACTTTGTATCACAAGACAACAATGTAAAG GAGGGTAAGACATACCacttcagaaaaggaaagacagTACACAAAGCCATTTGA
- the DAZL gene encoding deleted in azoospermia-like isoform X4: protein MAAHVEMQHSSAPESSAYSAAVSQGYVLPEGKIMPNTVFVGGIDIRMNEAEIRSVFEQYGTVKEVKVITDRTGVSKGYGFVSFLDNVDVQKIVESQINFHGKKLKLGPAIRKQQNLNSCVYPRQIVLGPPPPQFQSVWGNQSMETYVQPPAAMNPVTPYVQLYLQPYPYSSSPAVLLKQQVPIGYQPAYNYQAQPQWLAGEPRNYVIPPAPVYTSVNYHGSEDPGFIQMECAVPEPTQLPSSPQKKSVDRGMQTVLSCLSNPENQLTNDFVSQDNNVKEGKTYHFRKGKTVHKAI from the exons ATG gCAGCGCATGTGGAGATGCAGCATTCAAGCGCCCCGGAGAGCAGTGCCTATTCAGCAGCAGTCAGTCAGGGCTATGTTTTACCAGAAGGAAAAATCATGCCAAACACAGTCTTTGTTGGTGGAATTGACATAAGG ATGAACGAAGCAGAAATTCGGAGTGTCTTTGAACAATATGGTACTGTGAAGGAGGTGAAGGTCATCACTGACAGAACTGGTGTTTCAAAGGG GTATGGATTTGTGTCTTTCCTGGACAATGTGGATGTTCAAAAGATAGTTGAG TCACAAATCAACTTCCATGGTAAAAAGCTGAAACTGGGGCCAGCAatcagaaaacaacaaaacttaA ATTCCTGCGTGTATCCCAGACAAATAGTTCTTGGTCCTCCTCCACCGCAGTTCCAGAGTGTATGGGGTAATCAGAGTATGGAGACATATGtgcagcctccagctgccaTGAACCCAGTAACACCGTATGTTCAG ctttatttgcAGCCCTATCCATACAGTTCATCACCAGCTGTACTGCTAAAGCAGCAAGTTCCCATAGGGTATCAACCGGCTTACAACTATCAG GCTCAACCACAGTGGCTTGCTGGAGAGCCAAGGAATTACGTAATACCTCCAGCTCCG GTGTATACTTCAGTGAACTATCATGGCTCTGAGGATCCAGGATTTATACAGATGGAATGTGCTGTTCCAGAGCCCACGCAGTTGCCTAGCAGCCCACAAAAA AAGTCTGTGGACAGGGGCATGCAAACAGTATTATCCTGTCTGTCTAATCCTGAGAACCAGCTGACAAATGACTTTGTATCACAAGACAACAATGTAAAG GAGGGTAAGACATACCacttcagaaaaggaaagacagTACACAAAGCCATTTGA